The following proteins are co-located in the Phaeodactylum tricornutum CCAP 1055/1 chromosome 2, whole genome shotgun sequence genome:
- the Lhcf1 gene encoding protein fucoxanthin chlorophyll a/c protein (First of 4 very closely-related genes in tandem), which yields MKFAVFAFLLASAAAFAPAQQSARTSVATNMAFENEIGAQQPLGYWDPLGLVADGDQEKFDRLRYVEIKHGRICMLAVAGYLTQEAGIRLPGDIDYSGTSFESIPNGFAALSAVPGAGIAQIIAFIGFLEIAVMKDITGGEFVGDFRNNYLDFGWDTFSEDKKLQKRAIELNQGRAAQMGILALMVHEQLGVSILP from the coding sequence ATGAAATTTGCCGTTTTTGCCTTCCTCCTCGCCTCTGCTGCCGCCTTTGCTCCGGCTCAGCAGTCGGCTCGTACTTCGGTAGCCACCAACATGGCTTTCGAGAACGAAATCGGTGCTCAGCAACCCCTCGGATATTGGGATCCCCTCGGTCTGGTCGCCGACGGTGACCAGGAGAAGTTCGACCGTCTCCGTTACGTTGAGATCAAGCACGGGCGTATTTGTATGCTTGCCGTTGCCGGATACCTCACCCAAGAAGCCGGCATTCGTCTTCCGGGAGACATTGACTACTCAGGCACCAGCTTCGAATCGATTCCCAATGGATTCGCTGCCTTGAGTGCTGTGCCTGGAGCCGGCATTGCCCAAATTATTGCTTTCATTGGCTTTCTCGAAATCGCCGTCATGAAGGACATTACTGGAGGAGAGTTTGTTGGCGACTTCCGCAACAACTACCTCGACTTTGGCTGGGACACTTTCAGTGAGGACAAGAAGCTTCAGAAGCGTGCTATCGAACTCAACCAGGGACGTGCGGCACAAATGGGCATCCTTGCTCTCATGGTGCACGAACAGTTGGGAGTCTCTATCCTTCCTTAA
- the Lhcf2 gene encoding protein fucoxanthin chlorophyll a/c protein (2nd of 4 closely-related genes in tandem) codes for MKFTVFASLFASAAAFAPAQQAARTSVATNMAFESELGAQAPLGFYDPLGLVADGDQEKFDRLRYVEIKHGRISMLAVAGYLAQEAGWRLGGDIALDGTKFADIPNGFAALSAIPQAGLIQIIAFIGFLETSVMKDITGGEFVGDFRNGYIDFGWDSFDQETKLRKRAIELNQGRAAQMGILALMVHEQLGVNILPGV; via the coding sequence ATGAAGTTTACCGTGTTTGCCTCCCTCTTCGCGTCCGCTGCTGCCTTTGCTCCGGCTCAGCAGGCTGCCCGCACTTCGGTCGCCACGAACATGGCGTTCGAGAGCGAACTTGGTGCTCAAGCACCGCTTGGATTCTACGATCCTCTCGGCCTTGTTGCTGACGGTGACCAGGAAAAGTTCGACCGTCTCCGTTACGTTGAAATCAAGCACGGACGCATCTCGATGCTTGCCGTTGCTGGATACTTGGCACAGGAAGCCGGATGGCGCCTCGGCGGAGACATCGCCCTCGATGGAACGAAATTCGCCGATATCCCCAATGGATTTGCTGCCTTGAGCGCAATCCCGCAGGCTGGGCTTATCCAGATCATCGCCTTCATTGGTTTCTTGGAGACCTCTGTCATGAAAGACATCACTGGAGGAGAATTCGTCGGTGACTTCCGTAACGGATATATTGACTTTGGATGGGACTCCTTCGACCAAGAGACCAAGCTTCGCAAGCGTGCCATTGAGCTTAACCAGGGACGTGCCGCTCAGATGGGAATTCTTGCCCTTATGGTCCACGAACAGTTGGGAGTCAACATCCTCCCAGGTGTTTAA